A single window of Chloracidobacterium thermophilum B DNA harbors:
- a CDS encoding bifunctional serine/threonine-protein kinase/formylglycine-generating enzyme family protein, producing MELLQNRYRLDGGLGQGAFGITYLATDTHLNRKCVVKELIWSGDPKMVNEVRNRFAKEAILLERLGRDSQGGIPELYDYFSENERHYLVQEWIDGETLTQKLKREGPQTEAATVHLLLGALRVLDYIHTRKPPIIHRDIKPDNIMLRRTTGQVVLIDFGVVKEVTHTDGYTMQTGTIGYMPPEQVVGRPTFASDLYALAMTAITYATGQHPHSLANQGSLELDWRSRAPQISPALADLLDRAIRYDPQKRFSSARAFALAIIQTLRLPASEANDWLAPSRSTNANVSRATDPLPFTQLSATQPAGGSPDSPTIPLVSVPSSPSNNPSIPPTHRGQPSARQPEQAGPIPSPVSTRLVLSLVSISLALVLFVGAGLLMWRMFTPALNQSTASSKSTRDESEGKTARPSQAPPDMVLIPGGVFRMGSPSAEDPAKPSEVPAHEVIVSPFFIDKYEVTNAAYAAFVKATGHPAPPGWKNGTYPKGKDNHPVGNVSWEDARAYAAWAGKRLPTEAEWEFAARGTEGRRYPWGNEFNRWLLNSAETNVGHTEPVGSFPAGATPEGVCDLAGNVAEWTASDDTLYPGSTRKLVPGTKIVRGGSFSLSGKYAAATKRTQVPPDTRDPALGFRCARDVELPPSKNQ from the coding sequence ATGGAGCTTCTCCAAAACCGGTATCGTCTGGATGGGGGACTCGGCCAGGGTGCGTTCGGGATAACGTATCTGGCCACAGACACGCACTTGAACCGGAAGTGTGTTGTCAAGGAACTGATCTGGAGCGGCGACCCAAAGATGGTCAATGAGGTGCGTAATCGCTTCGCAAAGGAAGCCATCCTGCTGGAAAGGCTAGGGCGCGACTCGCAGGGGGGCATTCCCGAACTGTATGACTACTTCAGCGAGAACGAGCGCCATTACCTGGTTCAGGAATGGATTGACGGTGAGACCCTCACGCAAAAGCTGAAACGTGAAGGGCCCCAGACGGAAGCCGCCACGGTGCATCTGCTCCTGGGGGCGCTCCGGGTGCTGGACTACATCCACACGAGAAAGCCCCCGATCATTCACCGCGACATCAAGCCGGACAACATTATGCTGCGCCGCACCACAGGGCAGGTCGTTCTCATTGACTTCGGTGTGGTCAAGGAAGTGACCCACACGGATGGTTACACCATGCAGACCGGGACGATAGGGTATATGCCGCCGGAGCAGGTGGTCGGACGGCCCACCTTTGCCAGCGACCTCTACGCCTTGGCCATGACCGCCATTACCTATGCCACCGGCCAGCATCCACATTCCCTTGCAAACCAAGGTAGCCTGGAACTCGACTGGCGCAGCAGGGCCCCACAGATTTCCCCGGCGCTGGCCGACCTTCTGGACCGGGCCATCCGATACGACCCGCAGAAACGGTTTTCATCGGCTCGGGCGTTTGCGCTGGCGATTATCCAAACACTTCGTCTGCCGGCATCGGAGGCAAATGACTGGCTGGCACCCAGCCGAAGCACGAATGCCAACGTCAGCCGGGCCACAGACCCCCTGCCTTTTACACAACTTTCGGCAACCCAACCGGCAGGTGGATCCCCGGACTCGCCGACGATACCGCTGGTGTCCGTGCCGTCATCCCCTTCCAACAACCCCTCCATTCCACCGACCCACCGGGGACAACCATCCGCCCGCCAGCCGGAACAGGCCGGCCCTATACCGTCCCCGGTATCCACCCGACTTGTTTTATCGCTGGTGAGCATCAGCCTGGCCCTGGTTCTGTTCGTTGGCGCCGGACTGCTGATGTGGCGGATGTTTACCCCGGCATTGAATCAATCCACGGCGTCATCCAAATCAACCAGGGACGAGTCAGAGGGGAAGACAGCACGCCCGTCCCAGGCTCCCCCCGATATGGTTCTGATTCCAGGTGGCGTTTTTCGGATGGGCAGCCCGAGCGCGGAAGACCCGGCTAAGCCCTCTGAAGTCCCCGCCCACGAGGTCATTGTCAGTCCTTTCTTCATTGACAAATATGAAGTGACCAATGCCGCCTACGCTGCCTTTGTCAAAGCCACGGGACACCCGGCACCACCGGGCTGGAAAAACGGCACGTATCCGAAGGGCAAGGATAACCACCCGGTAGGCAATGTTTCCTGGGAAGATGCCCGGGCCTATGCCGCTTGGGCCGGAAAACGCCTGCCGACAGAAGCCGAGTGGGAATTTGCGGCTCGTGGAACCGAAGGCCGCCGCTACCCCTGGGGGAATGAGTTCAACCGCTGGCTGCTCAACTCGGCCGAGACCAACGTGGGGCATACGGAACCGGTCGGCAGTTTCCCGGCTGGTGCGACGCCGGAGGGTGTGTGTGACCTGGCAGGAAATGTCGCTGAATGGACGGCCTCTGATGATACGCTCTACCCGGGAAGCACCCGCAAATTAGTGCCAGGTACCAAAATCGTGCGCGGCGGCAGTTTTTCGCTCTCAGGCAAGTATGCGGCGGCGACGAAGCGCACGCAGGTGCCACCCGATACACGCGACCCGGCGCTGGGTTTTCGCTGCGCGCGGGATGTCGAACTGCCACCGTCCAAAAACCAATGA
- a CDS encoding formylglycine-generating enzyme family protein, which produces MPARWCITHPVTRVLTCVFGVSFSLGLDLGFTIRAWGQGDNPFRKEPVRKEPVRRKPVRKPSPATRPSASTTPATSTTQPANPATPASPATQPANVPLPPASRPLVNTLGMEMIPLRFNGQVLYFSKYEVTQQQWYAVMGNNPSYQRGDTVPVNRVSLEDVLQFIEMLNQLERNNSFRYRLPTVEEWEFAARGSGSPGLDAVAWYQPNSGGRPRPVGGKQANGFGLHDMFGNVWEWCAGGFIRGGAYDSPAEQCSPRGGRKELPQARDSNIGFRLVATPVAESPPQ; this is translated from the coding sequence ATGCCTGCCCGATGGTGTATCACCCATCCCGTAACCAGGGTACTTACCTGCGTATTTGGTGTCAGTTTCAGTCTGGGACTCGATCTGGGCTTCACCATCCGGGCTTGGGGACAGGGCGACAACCCTTTCAGGAAAGAACCGGTCAGGAAAGAGCCGGTCAGGCGCAAGCCCGTTCGCAAACCATCTCCTGCCACACGCCCGTCCGCCTCGACGACACCGGCAACTTCCACTACGCAGCCAGCCAACCCCGCAACACCAGCAAGTCCAGCCACGCAGCCGGCCAATGTGCCATTGCCGCCGGCCTCCCGTCCCCTGGTCAACACCCTGGGCATGGAAATGATTCCACTTCGCTTCAACGGGCAGGTCCTGTACTTCAGCAAGTATGAAGTCACCCAGCAGCAGTGGTACGCCGTGATGGGCAACAACCCCAGTTACCAACGGGGCGACACCGTGCCGGTCAACCGCGTTTCGCTGGAGGATGTCTTGCAGTTTATCGAGATGCTCAACCAGTTGGAACGCAACAACTCCTTCCGGTACCGCCTGCCAACCGTCGAGGAGTGGGAATTTGCCGCCCGGGGCAGCGGTTCACCTGGTCTCGACGCCGTGGCCTGGTACCAGCCCAATTCGGGCGGGCGGCCCCGTCCCGTCGGCGGCAAACAGGCCAACGGGTTTGGCCTGCACGACATGTTTGGCAATGTCTGGGAGTGGTGTGCCGGCGGATTCATCCGCGGCGGTGCCTATGACAGCCCTGCAGAGCAGTGCAGTCCGAGGGGCGGGCGCAAAGAATTGCCCCAAGCACGCGACAGCAACATCGGCTTTCGGTTGGTGGCGACACCGGTCGCGGAATCACCCCCTCAGTGA
- a CDS encoding dTMP kinase, protein MTKVQFFGAGLPGFQEKDLPGRLIVLEGTDGVGRSTQIALLKTWLESSGFAVLDTGLTRSLLAGRGLKKAKEGHTLGARTMDLFYATDLADRLENQMIPALRAGFIVLTDRYVYSLMARAIVRGAALDWIQSVYGFALKPDAVFYLKIDLAHLIPRVLTSTGFDYWESGMDFLPGDDMYDCFVQYQTRLLATFDQLARQYDFETVDATQTVNKVFSVLQRKIRRVLPKVAPVVEIPAALNPPSKAGVAAAEADLEGRREAIVSLSEVEASKLKGITGAAAADNHKPSAARRRTAKKS, encoded by the coding sequence ATGACAAAGGTTCAGTTTTTTGGCGCCGGACTTCCGGGCTTTCAGGAAAAAGACCTGCCGGGCCGCCTGATCGTTCTCGAAGGCACGGATGGCGTCGGGCGCTCGACCCAGATTGCCCTGCTCAAAACCTGGCTCGAATCCTCCGGGTTTGCCGTCCTGGACACCGGACTGACGCGCTCGCTGCTTGCCGGGCGCGGCCTCAAAAAAGCCAAGGAAGGTCACACCCTTGGCGCCAGGACCATGGACCTGTTTTATGCGACCGACCTGGCCGACCGTCTGGAAAACCAGATGATTCCGGCGCTGCGGGCGGGGTTCATCGTCCTGACCGACCGCTATGTGTATTCACTGATGGCGCGTGCCATTGTGCGCGGCGCGGCACTGGACTGGATTCAGAGCGTCTATGGTTTTGCCCTCAAGCCGGATGCGGTGTTCTATCTGAAGATTGACCTGGCGCATCTCATTCCACGGGTGCTGACGAGTACCGGCTTTGATTACTGGGAATCCGGGATGGATTTTCTGCCGGGCGATGACATGTATGACTGCTTCGTGCAGTACCAGACCCGGCTGCTGGCAACCTTCGATCAACTGGCGCGGCAGTATGACTTTGAGACGGTGGACGCGACCCAGACCGTCAACAAGGTGTTCAGCGTGTTGCAGCGCAAGATTCGGAGGGTACTGCCCAAGGTCGCCCCGGTTGTAGAGATACCGGCGGCTTTGAATCCGCCTTCCAAAGCCGGTGTTGCTGCGGCTGAAGCCGATCTGGAAGGTCGGCGCGAAGCTATCGTGTCGCTAAGTGAAGTCGAAGCCAGCAAGCTGAAAGGCATTACCGGAGCAGCGGCGGCTGACAACCACAAACCGTCGGCGGCGCGGCGCAGAACAGCGAAGAAATCCTGA
- a CDS encoding dTMP kinase, with translation MQAGLTTGFPGKLFIVEGIDGSGKSTQLDLLHKWLIAEGYCVFFSAWNSSPLVKKTTKLGKETHSLSPTTFSLIHATDFADRTEREIVPPLKAGAIVLADRYVYTAFARDSVRGNDRNWVRKVYGFAVPPTIGFYFRVPLETALDRILVGRPELKYYEAGLDMGWSEDPYESFRIFQGKILEEYERLVEEYNLTVIDATLPITEQQRIVRSLVKPHLKDVLRDPQFRRRRR, from the coding sequence ATGCAAGCTGGTTTGACAACTGGATTTCCCGGGAAACTGTTTATCGTTGAAGGGATTGATGGTTCGGGCAAAAGCACGCAACTTGATCTGTTGCACAAGTGGCTGATTGCCGAAGGGTACTGCGTTTTTTTCAGCGCGTGGAACTCCTCGCCGCTCGTCAAAAAGACAACCAAGCTCGGCAAGGAAACCCATTCCCTTTCTCCGACCACGTTCAGTTTGATCCATGCGACGGACTTTGCCGACCGTACCGAGCGCGAGATTGTTCCTCCGCTCAAAGCCGGGGCGATTGTGCTGGCCGACCGCTACGTTTACACGGCCTTTGCACGGGATTCCGTCCGGGGTAACGACCGCAACTGGGTCCGCAAGGTCTATGGTTTTGCCGTTCCACCAACCATCGGGTTCTATTTTCGTGTACCGCTGGAAACGGCGCTGGACCGCATTCTGGTGGGGCGGCCGGAGCTGAAATACTACGAAGCCGGTCTCGACATGGGCTGGTCAGAGGACCCTTATGAGTCGTTCCGTATCTTTCAGGGCAAGATACTGGAGGAATACGAGCGACTCGTGGAGGAGTATAACCTGACGGTCATTGACGCCACGCTTCCCATCACCGAACAGCAGCGGATCGTGCGCAGTCTCGTCAAGCCACACCTGAAGGATGTTCTGCGCGATCCACAGTTTCGCCGTCGCCGGCGGTGA
- the epsC gene encoding serine O-acetyltransferase EpsC — protein MTHSRLTHAVHALMQSYTLPSVLQTNHGSLPSRDAIIKTLLDFRELLLPGYYGIVAQAATRERVRGLVEDIATELPKQIALALCHDRKLPRERCAECSDCQAEAQAIVWDLLDRLPALREMLAEDVEAAYLGDPAAHDHDEVILSYPCVQAILVHRIAHDLFTRGVPLIPRIMSEYVHGRTGIDIHPGAQIGRRFFIDHGTGVVIGETTVIGNNVKLYQGVTLGALSFPKDANGSLVRHIKRHPTIEDDVVIYAGATILGGETVIGRGSVIGGNVWLTHSVAPYSKVVIEEPHMRIVTRTEAARTT, from the coding sequence ATGACGCACTCACGATTGACCCACGCCGTTCACGCGCTGATGCAGTCATACACCTTGCCGTCCGTGTTGCAGACCAACCACGGATCGCTTCCGTCACGCGACGCCATCATCAAAACCCTGCTTGACTTTCGGGAGCTGCTGCTTCCGGGGTACTACGGCATCGTGGCGCAGGCGGCCACACGGGAACGGGTCAGGGGGCTGGTGGAAGATATTGCCACTGAGTTACCGAAGCAGATTGCGCTGGCGCTGTGCCACGACCGGAAGCTGCCCAGGGAACGCTGTGCGGAATGTTCGGACTGCCAGGCGGAAGCCCAGGCCATTGTGTGGGACCTGCTCGACCGGCTGCCGGCGCTCCGGGAGATGCTGGCCGAGGATGTGGAAGCGGCGTACCTTGGCGACCCGGCCGCGCATGACCACGATGAAGTGATTTTGAGTTATCCATGTGTGCAGGCGATTCTGGTTCACCGCATCGCCCATGACCTGTTTACCCGTGGCGTGCCGCTCATTCCGCGCATCATGTCCGAGTATGTTCACGGGCGGACGGGGATTGACATCCATCCCGGCGCACAGATTGGCCGGCGGTTCTTCATTGACCATGGCACGGGCGTGGTGATTGGAGAGACGACGGTCATCGGCAACAACGTCAAGCTGTACCAAGGCGTGACCTTGGGCGCGCTGTCGTTTCCCAAGGATGCCAACGGCTCGCTGGTCCGCCACATCAAGCGGCATCCGACCATCGAGGACGATGTGGTGATCTACGCCGGGGCCACCATTCTGGGCGGCGAGACCGTCATTGGACGGGGCAGCGTCATTGGCGGTAATGTGTGGCTGACGCACTCCGTCGCGCCCTACAGCAAGGTTGTCATTGAGGAACCTCACATGCGGATTGTGACACGTACGGAAGCGGCACGCACGACCTGA
- the hppD gene encoding 4-hydroxyphenylpyruvate dioxygenase — MSAPKEATRHERAPLAVADFDHVEFYVGNAKQAAHFYRTAFGFDIVAYRGPETGVHDCVSYALQHGTIRLVVTGALTPDHPVAEHVRRHGDGVQAVAFRTPDVVGDFTRAVERGATAHRAPETLRDDHGIAHIAEIAAYGDTIHRFVGRDDYTGPFLPGFVPRLVKAPHTGFLHRIDHVVANVGWHQMETWVKFYEDIFGFFQFRHFDEKDISTEYTALRSKVMASANLAIKLPINEPAEGKKRSQIEEYVDFYGSPGVQHIAIATPDIIGAVSRLRDNGVELQSVPATYYDTITERVGNIEEDLAVLRDLNILIDRDDQGYLLQIFTKPVQDRPTVFFEIIQRKGSESFGKGNFKALFEAIERDQAARGTL, encoded by the coding sequence ATGTCTGCACCCAAAGAAGCAACCCGGCACGAGCGCGCGCCGCTGGCCGTGGCAGATTTCGACCACGTTGAGTTTTACGTCGGCAATGCGAAGCAGGCGGCCCATTTCTACCGTACGGCGTTTGGCTTCGACATTGTGGCCTACCGCGGCCCCGAAACCGGCGTGCACGATTGCGTATCATACGCCCTCCAGCACGGGACGATTCGCCTGGTCGTCACCGGCGCGCTCACCCCGGACCACCCGGTTGCCGAACACGTCCGCCGGCACGGCGATGGTGTTCAGGCCGTAGCTTTTCGCACCCCGGATGTCGTCGGGGACTTCACCCGGGCCGTCGAACGTGGCGCGACGGCGCATCGCGCGCCGGAAACGCTGCGTGATGACCACGGCATCGCGCATATCGCCGAAATTGCCGCCTATGGCGACACGATCCACCGTTTCGTCGGCCGCGACGACTACACCGGCCCATTCCTGCCCGGCTTTGTGCCGCGTCTGGTCAAGGCCCCGCACACCGGCTTTCTCCACCGCATTGACCACGTGGTGGCCAACGTCGGCTGGCACCAGATGGAAACGTGGGTGAAGTTCTACGAAGACATTTTCGGCTTCTTCCAGTTCCGGCACTTCGACGAGAAAGACATCTCGACGGAATACACGGCGCTGCGGTCAAAGGTGATGGCAAGCGCGAACCTGGCCATCAAACTGCCCATCAACGAGCCGGCCGAAGGCAAAAAGCGGTCTCAAATCGAGGAATACGTGGATTTTTACGGCTCGCCCGGCGTCCAGCACATCGCCATTGCCACGCCGGACATCATCGGGGCCGTGTCCCGGTTGCGGGACAACGGCGTGGAGTTGCAGAGCGTCCCGGCAACCTACTACGACACCATCACGGAACGGGTCGGCAACATCGAAGAAGACCTCGCCGTGCTGCGCGATCTCAACATCCTCATTGACCGGGATGACCAGGGCTACCTGCTTCAGATTTTCACCAAGCCGGTTCAGGACCGGCCGACGGTGTTTTTCGAGATCATCCAGCGCAAGGGCAGCGAAAGTTTCGGCAAGGGCAATTTCAAGGCACTGTTCGAGGCCATCGAACGCGACCAGGCCGCGCGCGGCACGCTCTGA
- the thpR gene encoding RNA 2',3'-cyclic phosphodiesterase, whose amino-acid sequence MRAFLALAPDPAAQTVLCRYQRRLAQASWAHQVKWVVETNLHLTIRFLGEVTPAVQAELVGRLEAALSRPGAPGRLELELTEPRWFPSARQPRTLACLVPETPPLMALAALAEASARDAGLTPEERPFRAHITLGRMRPTLTVSPKLDIAPARTGFRADALVLYQSTLTPAGPIYTEQQRFLLVGPRQTSDDPSEG is encoded by the coding sequence ATGCGCGCTTTTCTGGCCCTTGCGCCTGACCCTGCCGCCCAGACCGTGCTGTGCCGTTACCAACGGCGGCTGGCGCAGGCTTCGTGGGCGCACCAGGTGAAATGGGTGGTGGAAACCAACCTGCACCTGACGATTCGCTTTCTGGGCGAGGTGACGCCAGCGGTGCAGGCGGAGTTGGTCGGCCGGTTGGAAGCGGCACTGTCCCGACCCGGCGCGCCGGGGCGTCTGGAGCTGGAACTGACCGAGCCGCGCTGGTTTCCCTCGGCGCGGCAGCCCCGGACACTGGCCTGTCTTGTGCCGGAAACACCGCCGCTGATGGCGCTGGCGGCGCTGGCCGAAGCCAGCGCCCGCGATGCCGGACTGACCCCCGAAGAAAGACCTTTCCGCGCGCACATCACCCTGGGACGGATGCGCCCGACCCTGACCGTCTCCCCGAAACTGGATATTGCTCCGGCCCGAACCGGTTTCCGGGCCGATGCACTCGTGCTCTACCAGAGCACCCTGACGCCGGCAGGGCCCATCTACACCGAACAGCAACGCTTTCTGCTGGTCGGCCCGCGCCAGACATCTGACGACCCCTCTGAGGGGTGA
- a CDS encoding ligand-binding sensor domain-containing protein — protein MIRSLSSRTLWLSLGLTALLVAAAGVWFWWSARRAAQEVRLAAAAAGQPDIRSMPLSTPDSSGVTLWLDTSDIQSLVEFRGQLYAATNGGLLILAADGRVVRQLTPADGLPDHALTALAVFRDRLFIGTRTAGLLEYDGTRLVRHEFRRPPAVHVSRLLATPDYLIIGLLDGGLYDFDGSVFTQRFQPPQATPMTGITALHAQGTRLYVGTLAHGLFIWREGSVQHLPPASGLPSPHVTDFAWHEGHLYVATDAGIARLTRDEQLELVSRQANVCSLAVHQGKLYAGLVVGGVVEVQPMTEAMLRAARLSPAPASVKAPRQVRLAVVGERLLALTPDGVQVVSPKANGGFEWERFDRPGSPGQRLKSGHVTSLAFDATGRLWVGTFEQGLDILDPETGDVLRHVQDETVREINHLCATSRLSPMLAATSQGIVAFESNGRVVRRYDTASSMLIGNAVSHLCPVNSGSGPAALAVATAKGLTLWQDGIGRSLTAFHGLPSNYLYCCAMHDGRLYVGTLGGLAELDGLRVVRTWRTDNAELPANWISALLSVDGLLYIGTYGGGVCALQPNGDMVRFPETKGIEVNLNAMVTDGERLYVGTLDRGLLVYNLRRRQWHIWQSGLPSANVTALAVRPDALFVGTTGGLARIEKYRFE, from the coding sequence GTGATACGCTCCCTGTCGTCACGTACGTTGTGGCTGTCGCTGGGGCTGACTGCCCTGCTCGTGGCCGCGGCCGGGGTATGGTTCTGGTGGTCGGCCCGGCGCGCCGCCCAGGAAGTACGGCTGGCGGCGGCCGCGGCCGGACAGCCGGACATCCGTTCGATGCCGCTCTCCACGCCGGATAGCAGCGGCGTCACACTCTGGCTCGATACTTCCGACATCCAATCGCTGGTTGAGTTTCGCGGGCAGCTCTACGCCGCAACCAACGGCGGGCTGCTGATTCTGGCCGCCGATGGCAGGGTGGTCCGCCAGCTTACGCCGGCTGACGGCCTGCCCGACCACGCCCTGACGGCGCTGGCCGTCTTTCGTGACCGGCTCTTTATCGGGACGCGCACGGCGGGCCTTCTCGAATACGACGGCACCAGGCTCGTCCGGCACGAGTTTCGCCGTCCGCCGGCCGTCCACGTCAGCCGGTTGCTGGCCACGCCGGACTACCTGATCATCGGGCTGCTCGACGGCGGCCTGTATGACTTCGACGGCAGCGTGTTCACCCAACGCTTTCAGCCGCCGCAGGCAACGCCCATGACCGGCATCACCGCGCTGCATGCCCAAGGGACGCGCCTGTACGTCGGCACACTGGCGCATGGGCTGTTCATCTGGCGGGAGGGCAGTGTGCAACACCTGCCTCCGGCAAGCGGGCTGCCCTCCCCCCACGTGACGGACTTTGCCTGGCATGAGGGGCATCTGTACGTGGCAACCGACGCCGGCATTGCGCGGCTGACGCGCGACGAACAGCTCGAACTGGTTTCGCGCCAGGCAAATGTCTGCTCGCTGGCCGTGCATCAAGGCAAACTCTACGCCGGGCTGGTGGTCGGCGGCGTGGTCGAAGTCCAGCCGATGACAGAAGCCATGTTGCGCGCCGCGCGTCTGTCTCCCGCCCCGGCGTCAGTGAAGGCACCCCGTCAGGTCAGGTTGGCTGTTGTCGGTGAACGGCTGCTGGCGCTTACGCCGGATGGTGTGCAGGTGGTGTCCCCCAAAGCCAATGGCGGTTTTGAATGGGAGCGGTTTGACCGTCCGGGAAGTCCGGGGCAACGTCTGAAGTCCGGCCATGTGACCAGCCTGGCCTTTGATGCCACTGGACGGCTCTGGGTCGGCACATTCGAGCAGGGGCTGGACATTCTGGACCCCGAAACCGGCGATGTGCTGCGCCACGTGCAGGATGAGACTGTGCGCGAAATCAACCACTTGTGCGCCACGTCGCGCCTGTCGCCGATGCTGGCGGCAACCTCGCAGGGAATTGTGGCTTTTGAGTCCAACGGCCGCGTGGTACGGCGCTACGATACCGCCTCGTCCATGCTGATCGGCAATGCCGTCTCACACCTGTGTCCGGTCAATAGCGGAAGCGGCCCGGCGGCGCTGGCCGTGGCCACCGCCAAGGGCCTGACCCTCTGGCAGGATGGCATCGGCCGCAGCCTCACGGCCTTTCACGGACTTCCGAGCAACTACCTGTACTGCTGCGCCATGCATGATGGCCGGCTCTACGTTGGGACGCTCGGCGGACTGGCGGAACTCGACGGGCTGCGCGTGGTGCGGACGTGGCGCACCGACAACGCCGAACTGCCGGCCAACTGGATTAGCGCCCTTCTGAGTGTGGATGGCCTGCTCTACATCGGGACCTACGGCGGTGGCGTCTGCGCCCTGCAGCCAAATGGCGACATGGTGCGCTTTCCTGAAACGAAAGGCATCGAAGTCAACCTCAACGCCATGGTGACGGATGGCGAGCGGCTGTACGTCGGAACACTCGACCGTGGTCTGCTGGTGTATAACCTGCGGCGGCGGCAATGGCATATCTGGCAGAGCGGGCTGCCTTCGGCCAACGTCACGGCGCTGGCGGTTCGTCCCGACGCCCTGTTTGTGGGGACGACCGGCGGCCTGGCCCGCATTGAAAAGTATCGTTTTGAGTAG
- a CDS encoding DUF465 domain-containing protein, translating into MSLATLESLKQHLFQTHAEYRSLVREHQRADARLQEILALPHPRPDELEESALLKRRKLYLKDRMEEILRQARAAV; encoded by the coding sequence ATGAGTCTTGCCACGTTGGAGTCGCTCAAACAACACCTGTTCCAAACCCATGCGGAGTATCGCAGCCTCGTCCGTGAACACCAGCGCGCCGATGCCCGCTTACAGGAAATTCTGGCGCTGCCCCATCCCCGCCCCGATGAACTGGAAGAATCCGCCCTGCTCAAACGTCGTAAGCTGTACCTGAAAGACCGGATGGAAGAAATTTTACGGCAAGCACGAGCTGCCGTGTAG